CCGTTAAGTCTTCATCCTCAAAGGGGATTAAATGCTTTCCGACCGGGCTGTGGACCAGGTAAAGATAAACGGCTTCCCATTCTTCATCCGTTTTTGGTGGGCGTGCAACCGCGCAGACCCGCTCGAAGCCATTCTGGAGGGTCACCTGGGGGTTTTCCTGGATGTTTTGGTACCAATCGGTCCCTTCGCCAAACCCGCTGATGATGTAATACTGGCCTTCATGTATAAAATACTCAACCGGTGTACGGCGTGTTTTTCCTGTTTTCCGCCCGGTGGTGGATAGGATCAGGATGTAATTACCAAACATCTTCCCCAAGCCGAGTCGGTAAAGCACAACCGGTGTTTTTAATAGTTTTTGAAGCAGCCTGCACTCCGGGTAGGGAAAGGGTTGAGGGGGTTGAAATACTTCGTTTGTCATGTTTTCCTCCAGGATATTTCTTTATTTGTCGAGATCAAACTGTTTTTGCTTGGCAAATAACTTTAATAGTTAATTTGATTT
Above is a window of Bacteroides sp. DNA encoding:
- a CDS encoding nitroreductase family deazaflavin-dependent oxidoreductase, with the translated sequence MLYRLGLGKMFGNYILILSTTGRKTGKTRRTPVEYFIHEGQYYIISGFGEGTDWYQNIQENPQVTLQNGFERVCAVARPPKTDEEWEAVYLYLVHSPVGKHLIPFEDEDLTAAEIIEGVQDWPVLTFETTDEPCPTPLEADLVWAWPLILLGMAFDITTLWLLSRRNKA